DNA from Rubripirellula lacrimiformis:
ACCGCCCGGCTTCCCCAACCGATGAATTGATCGCTGCCGGATGGGGTGTTGTCCGCATCCATCCCGCGTCGATCCAGGAAGACAACGGTGCCGGATTGACGCGTGGTATCATCGGACTGGTCAATCAGGGCCAAGTGCGGAAGCCCGACGATTGGGGATCCCTTCGCGCCTGGGGTTGGGGAGCCTCGCGAGGCTTGGACTACCTAACGACAAGAGACGAGATCGATGCGGATCGGGTTGGCATCGAAGGAGTTTCGCGATACGGAAAGGCGGCGTTAGTGGCGATGGCGATGGACCAACGATTTGCGATGGGGTTGATCGGATCGTCCGGCGCCGGTGGCACAACTCCGTTCCGTCGCAACTTTGGCGAGGCTCCCGAAAGTCTTGCGAGCTCCGGCGAATACCACTGGATGGCGGGCAACTTCCTACAGTACTCGGCCCAAGAATCCAGCCGAGGTGCGATGGACGCCAACGACCTGCCCGTGGACTCGCACCAACTGATCGCGTTGTGTGCCCCACGGCTGACGTTCATCAGCTATGGCATCCCGGAAAAGGGCGACGCCAAGTGGCTGGATCAACAGGGCAGCTACATGGCGGCGGTCGCCGCGAGTCCGGTATTCGATCTGTTGTCAGCCCGTGGTCTGGGCGTCGACCAAGACTACCAATCCGCCACAATGCCGCCCGTCAATCAAGGGATCCTGACGGGCCATCTTGCGTGGCGACAACACGATGGCGGGCATACCGATGCCCCCAACGTCCGGCATTTCATTGCTTGGTGCGAAGAACACTTCGGCCGCTAGACAAGCCGGACGTGATGCGTCGGACGCGATATTGCAGTGCCCGCACTCGAAATTGGTCAGCGAAACGCTGCCAGATCCTTTGCAAACTTCTTTCGCCAATTTTCGAAAATTTCAGCGGCGGTTCTCCGGGCACTCAGCAACTAGTGGTTTAGCGGCACAACGATGTCCCGCTGCCCCATGATCCATTCGATAAGGTTCTGCCCATGCTCCGCTGGTCTGTACTGCGACCGCTAAACTTCCTGGGAAGCTTAGCAGCGATCGCTCTTCTTTCGGCAAGTGTTCCCGCCGTCCAAGCACAGCCGCCGGGCTTTGGTCCAGGAGCAGCCGATCGCGAGCTGCTGGATCAGTTCGATGCCGACAAAAGCGGCTGGTTGAACGAATCCGAACGCGGACAGGCCCGACAATTCTTAGCGGACAACCCCGCCCCACAGCGAGGATTTGGTGGCCGCGGTTTCGGGGGGCCCGATGGACGTGGTACGGATGGACGTGGCCCAGAAGGACGCCGCACAGAAT
Protein-coding regions in this window:
- a CDS encoding glucuronyl esterase domain-containing protein, translated to MLFRRFTAAFSVALWFAATLSTPAQTPKPAPAIQSSLPVMTTTEDHRDMMRQLAITALRPGPSGNPDADNAANYDEALANPFPDWPAILVANDGTDVATEEDWRQRRRPEIVEAFQQHVYGRVPERVPVVTWDVRETRESTSGDVPVVEQHIVGTVDNRTCPDISVEISMSLTLPKDISGKVPVLMMFGRTAFDPVPEWMKRFQRRGSDDGNGNQTDRPASPTDELIAAGWGVVRIHPASIQEDNGAGLTRGIIGLVNQGQVRKPDDWGSLRAWGWGASRGLDYLTTRDEIDADRVGIEGVSRYGKAALVAMAMDQRFAMGLIGSSGAGGTTPFRRNFGEAPESLASSGEYHWMAGNFLQYSAQESSRGAMDANDLPVDSHQLIALCAPRLTFISYGIPEKGDAKWLDQQGSYMAAVAASPVFDLLSARGLGVDQDYQSATMPPVNQGILTGHLAWRQHDGGHTDAPNVRHFIAWCEEHFGR